In one window of Myotis daubentonii chromosome 13, mMyoDau2.1, whole genome shotgun sequence DNA:
- the SLC16A12 gene encoding monocarboxylate transporter 12 isoform X2 produces MTMLCAPLGSVVSNHLSCQVGIMLGGLLASTGLILGSFATSLKHLYLTLGVLTGLGFALSYSPAIAMVGKYFSRRKALAYGIAMSGSGIGTFILAPVVQLLIEQFSWRGALLILGGFVLNLCVCGALMRPITLKEYQTSREPNHVCRTQKQDFKRTSPCSTWTKAWVQTCLCCSLQQEYSFLLMSDFVVLAISVLFMAYGCSPLFVYLVPYALSVGVSHQQAAFLMSILGVIDIVGNITFGWLTDRRCLKNYQYVCYLFAVGLDGLCYLCLPMLQSLPLLVPFSCTFGYFDGAYVTLIPVVTAEIVGTTSLSSALGVVYFLHAVPYLVSPPISGWLVDTTGSYTAAFLLCGFSMIFSSVLLGFARLVKKMKKPQLRILAQESDAKLQLWTNGSVAYSVASELDQKDRESVAISVPGYNPT; encoded by the exons ATGACCATGCTCTGTG ctCCACTTGGGAGTGTTGTCAGTAACCATTTATCCTGTCAAGTGGGAATCATGCTGGGTGGCTTGCTTGCATCTACTGGTCTCATCCTGGGCTCCTTTGCCACCAGTCTGAAGCATCTCTACCTCACTCTGGGAGTTCTTACAG GTCTTGGATTTGCACTTAGTTACTCTCCAGCTATTGCCATGGTTGGCAAGTATTTCAGCAGACGGAAAGCCCTTGCTTATGGGATCGCCATGTCGGGAAGTGGCATTGGCACCTTCATCCTGGCTCCTGTGGTCCAGCTCCTTATTGAACAGTTTTCCTGGCGGGGAGCACTACTCATTCTTGGGGGCTTCGTTTTGAATCTTTGTGTTTGCGGTGCCTTGATGCGGCCAATTACTCTTAAAGAGTACCAGACAAGTCGAGAGCCAAACCATGTCTGTAGAACTCAGAAACAAGACTTCAAGCGGACGTCTCCTTGTTCAACTTGGACTAAAGCATGGGTGCAGACCTGCCTCTGTTGCTCTTTGCAGCAGGAGTACAGTTTCTTACTGATGTCAGACTTTGTTGTTTTAGCCATCTCTGTTCTGTTTATGGCTTACGGCTGCAGCCCTCTCTTTGTGTACTTGGTGCCTTATGCTCTGAGTGTTGGAGTGAGTCACCAGCAAGCTGCTTTCCTTATGTCCATACTTGGGGTGATTGACATCGTTGGCAATATCACATTTGGATGGCTAACCGACAGAAG GTGTCTGAAGAATTACCAGTATGTTTGCTACCTCTTTGCCGTGGGACTAGATGGGCTCTGCTATCTCTGCCTACCAATGCTTCAAAGTCTCCCACTGCTCGTGCCTTTTTCTTGTACTTTTGGCTACTTTGATGGTGCCTATGTGACCTTGATCCCAGTAGTGACTGCAGAAATAGTGGGGACCACCTCTTTGTCATCAGCACTCGGTGTGGTGTACTTTCTTCATGCAGTGCCATACTTGGTGAGCCCACCCATTTCAG GATGGCTAGTAGACACGACTGGCAGCTACACAGCTGCATTTCTTCTCTGTGGATTTTCAATGATATTTAGTTCTGTGTTGCTCGGCTTTGCTAGACTTGTGAAGAAGATGAAAAAACCCCAGCTGCGGATCCTTGCCCAAGAATCTGATGCCAAACTGCAGCTATGGACCAACGGATCGGTGGCTTATTCTGTAGCAAGTGAATTAGATCAGAAAGACCGGGAATCTGTGGCTATTTCTGTGCCTGGTTACAATCCCACATGA
- the SLC16A12 gene encoding monocarboxylate transporter 12 isoform X1, whose translation MTKVNRARSTSPPDGGWGWMIVAGCFLVTICTRAVTRCISVFFVEFQTYFTQDYAQTAWIHSIVDCMTMLCAPLGSVVSNHLSCQVGIMLGGLLASTGLILGSFATSLKHLYLTLGVLTGLGFALSYSPAIAMVGKYFSRRKALAYGIAMSGSGIGTFILAPVVQLLIEQFSWRGALLILGGFVLNLCVCGALMRPITLKEYQTSREPNHVCRTQKQDFKRTSPCSTWTKAWVQTCLCCSLQQEYSFLLMSDFVVLAISVLFMAYGCSPLFVYLVPYALSVGVSHQQAAFLMSILGVIDIVGNITFGWLTDRRCLKNYQYVCYLFAVGLDGLCYLCLPMLQSLPLLVPFSCTFGYFDGAYVTLIPVVTAEIVGTTSLSSALGVVYFLHAVPYLVSPPISGWLVDTTGSYTAAFLLCGFSMIFSSVLLGFARLVKKMKKPQLRILAQESDAKLQLWTNGSVAYSVASELDQKDRESVAISVPGYNPT comes from the exons atgACAAAAGTAAATAGAGCCCGGTCCACCTCCCCTCCagatgggggctggggctggatgaTTGTGGCTGGCTGTTTCCTCGTCACCATCTGTACCCGGGCAGTAACCAG ATGTATTTCAGTTTTTTTTGTGGAGTTCCAGACATACTTCACTCAGGATTATGCACAAACAGCATGGATCCATTCCATTGTAGACTGTATGACCATGCTCTGTG ctCCACTTGGGAGTGTTGTCAGTAACCATTTATCCTGTCAAGTGGGAATCATGCTGGGTGGCTTGCTTGCATCTACTGGTCTCATCCTGGGCTCCTTTGCCACCAGTCTGAAGCATCTCTACCTCACTCTGGGAGTTCTTACAG GTCTTGGATTTGCACTTAGTTACTCTCCAGCTATTGCCATGGTTGGCAAGTATTTCAGCAGACGGAAAGCCCTTGCTTATGGGATCGCCATGTCGGGAAGTGGCATTGGCACCTTCATCCTGGCTCCTGTGGTCCAGCTCCTTATTGAACAGTTTTCCTGGCGGGGAGCACTACTCATTCTTGGGGGCTTCGTTTTGAATCTTTGTGTTTGCGGTGCCTTGATGCGGCCAATTACTCTTAAAGAGTACCAGACAAGTCGAGAGCCAAACCATGTCTGTAGAACTCAGAAACAAGACTTCAAGCGGACGTCTCCTTGTTCAACTTGGACTAAAGCATGGGTGCAGACCTGCCTCTGTTGCTCTTTGCAGCAGGAGTACAGTTTCTTACTGATGTCAGACTTTGTTGTTTTAGCCATCTCTGTTCTGTTTATGGCTTACGGCTGCAGCCCTCTCTTTGTGTACTTGGTGCCTTATGCTCTGAGTGTTGGAGTGAGTCACCAGCAAGCTGCTTTCCTTATGTCCATACTTGGGGTGATTGACATCGTTGGCAATATCACATTTGGATGGCTAACCGACAGAAG GTGTCTGAAGAATTACCAGTATGTTTGCTACCTCTTTGCCGTGGGACTAGATGGGCTCTGCTATCTCTGCCTACCAATGCTTCAAAGTCTCCCACTGCTCGTGCCTTTTTCTTGTACTTTTGGCTACTTTGATGGTGCCTATGTGACCTTGATCCCAGTAGTGACTGCAGAAATAGTGGGGACCACCTCTTTGTCATCAGCACTCGGTGTGGTGTACTTTCTTCATGCAGTGCCATACTTGGTGAGCCCACCCATTTCAG GATGGCTAGTAGACACGACTGGCAGCTACACAGCTGCATTTCTTCTCTGTGGATTTTCAATGATATTTAGTTCTGTGTTGCTCGGCTTTGCTAGACTTGTGAAGAAGATGAAAAAACCCCAGCTGCGGATCCTTGCCCAAGAATCTGATGCCAAACTGCAGCTATGGACCAACGGATCGGTGGCTTATTCTGTAGCAAGTGAATTAGATCAGAAAGACCGGGAATCTGTGGCTATTTCTGTGCCTGGTTACAATCCCACATGA